Proteins encoded together in one Pseudomonadota bacterium window:
- a CDS encoding hydrolase 1, exosortase A system-associated, giving the protein MDDRMMRRQLTFPCAGDTLYATLDLPDSGDTASGLLLISGGNEIRSGAHAGQAMLAARLTQAGHAVFRYDRRGIGDSSGDNHGFLSSETDIAAALACFREQLPGLTGIAAFGNCDAAAALILFHETLALDALILANPWTFEEEAAENDLPPAEAIRARYWQRLKDPQALKRLVSGGVNFGKLAKGLGRAATGDSDAPAPFARQLSTSLAAADMPVTILLAEQDRTAQYFLTAWNGPAFADCHHRSNIHVKRLANGSHSFADAEAQQWLDKQLLAYLSGLNRS; this is encoded by the coding sequence ATGGATGACCGAATGATGCGCCGCCAGCTTACATTTCCCTGCGCCGGCGACACGCTTTACGCGACGCTCGACCTGCCCGACAGCGGTGACACCGCTAGCGGCCTGCTGCTGATCAGCGGCGGTAATGAGATCCGAAGCGGTGCCCATGCCGGACAAGCAATGCTGGCGGCACGGCTGACACAGGCGGGGCATGCAGTGTTTCGCTATGACCGACGTGGTATCGGCGACAGCAGCGGCGATAATCACGGTTTTCTGTCAAGCGAGACCGATATCGCCGCCGCGCTGGCCTGTTTTCGTGAGCAGCTGCCGGGTCTCACCGGCATAGCTGCATTCGGCAATTGCGACGCAGCGGCGGCGCTGATCCTGTTCCATGAAACGCTCGCGCTCGACGCACTGATCCTCGCCAATCCGTGGACATTTGAAGAGGAAGCGGCTGAGAATGATCTGCCACCCGCCGAAGCTATCCGTGCACGTTATTGGCAGCGACTGAAAGACCCGCAGGCGCTCAAGCGGCTGGTCAGTGGCGGTGTCAATTTCGGCAAGCTCGCCAAGGGACTGGGCCGTGCCGCCACGGGTGACAGTGATGCACCGGCACCCTTTGCCAGGCAGCTGAGTACATCACTGGCAGCGGCCGATATGCCGGTGACCATCCTGCTCGCGGAACAGGACCGCACGGCACAGTACTTCCTTACCGCATGGAACGGTCCTGCCTTTGCCGATTGCCATCACCGGAGCAACATCCATGTCAAAAGACTGGCCAATGGCTCGCACAGCTTCGCTGATGCGGAAGCGCAGCAATGGCTGGATAAGCAATTGCTCGCCTATCTTTCAGGACTGAATCGCAGCTGA
- a CDS encoding XrtA/PEP-CTERM system-associated ATPase, whose product MYESYYGLDARPFQLTPDPQYYFDSRTHRKALSYLGYGLAQGEGFIVITGEIGSGKTTLVGHLMQTIDRERLTVAQIVTSQLSGDDLLKMAAQQFGIAGEGMDKAALLRALENHFQAEARAGRRCLLIVDEAQNLDRTALEQLRMLSNFQLGNQALLQIFLLGQPEFRDMLRGDSSLEQLRQRIIATHHLEGMSEDEVQPYIKHRLARAGGNGRPTFSDEAIADIAAETSGIPRALNRLMSRVLLMGAIEEADHIDAVLVERVIADLAEDLPQAADEAAFEPVDSVTEAEPEEQEEPMQVAQAVLQSTVTPAILDNDAEGVVAEEGETDAEDETAIEAVSAAAPSIDPADFRAAIDRICALEARMAEQEHSLRQLLVRLVRWVESEDNDNRRDAA is encoded by the coding sequence ATGTATGAGAGCTATTATGGACTGGACGCCCGTCCGTTTCAGCTGACGCCCGATCCGCAATATTATTTCGACAGCCGTACCCATCGCAAGGCGCTGTCCTATCTCGGCTATGGTCTGGCCCAGGGTGAGGGCTTTATCGTCATCACCGGAGAAATCGGCTCGGGCAAGACAACGCTGGTCGGTCATCTGATGCAGACTATTGATCGCGAGCGGCTGACCGTCGCGCAGATCGTCACCAGCCAGCTATCGGGCGATGACCTGCTGAAAATGGCGGCGCAGCAATTCGGTATTGCCGGCGAAGGCATGGACAAGGCAGCGCTGCTGCGTGCGCTGGAAAACCATTTTCAGGCCGAGGCACGCGCCGGACGGCGTTGCCTGCTGATCGTTGACGAAGCACAGAATCTCGACCGCACAGCGCTGGAACAGCTGCGTATGTTGTCCAATTTCCAGCTTGGCAATCAGGCGTTGTTGCAGATATTCCTGCTCGGCCAGCCGGAATTTCGCGACATGCTGCGGGGCGATTCTTCGCTCGAGCAACTGCGCCAGCGGATCATTGCGACGCACCATCTCGAAGGCATGAGCGAGGATGAGGTGCAGCCTTACATCAAGCACCGCCTGGCGCGGGCAGGTGGCAATGGCCGACCGACTTTCAGTGACGAGGCAATTGCCGATATCGCCGCTGAAACCAGCGGTATTCCGCGCGCGCTCAACCGGCTGATGAGCCGGGTGCTGCTGATGGGCGCTATCGAGGAAGCCGACCATATCGATGCCGTATTGGTCGAGCGGGTTATTGCCGATCTTGCCGAAGACCTGCCCCAAGCAGCAGACGAAGCAGCGTTCGAGCCCGTGGATAGTGTCACCGAGGCAGAGCCGGAAGAGCAGGAAGAACCGATGCAGGTGGCGCAGGCGGTATTGCAGTCCACCGTCACGCCTGCGATCCTGGACAATGATGCTGAGGGCGTTGTGGCCGAGGAAGGCGAAACAGATGCGGAAGACGAGACCGCAATCGAAGCTGTATCTGCAGCCGCACCGTCCATTGACCCGGCTGACTTTCGCGCTGCGATAGACAGGATTTGCGCCCTTGAGGCGCGCATGGCAGAACAGGAACACTCGCTTCGCCAATTACTGGTGCGTCTGGTGCGCTGGGTCGAGAGCGAGGATAATGACAACCGGCGCGACGCCGCCTGA
- a CDS encoding AAA family ATPase, with amino-acid sequence MTRYSPLPSVPKDGDSLLERASQKFDLGDIHRASSAATPIETPAEDATADEVRGLASDRDPQTSKPVVEMQPVHARAPQPAPAPRSNRRVQEIDRDALRAANFIIPDGPVSGLSEEFRIVKRQLLHNVEQDIGSDGKPHSGWARRILICSAKSGDGKTFCAINLALSIAAERDYSVVLVDADFAKPGASRIFGLDGELGLMDALSNPEVSINDCIVETDIPGFSVLPAGKQTNNDTEYLASSRTSSLLSQLALDDPRRILIFDSPPTLSASPASELARHVGQALMVVRADKTSESALSDALTLISRCDTIQLLLNGAKFSPTGRSFGSYYGYGEEQ; translated from the coding sequence ATGACCCGATATTCACCACTGCCATCGGTGCCGAAGGATGGCGACTCGCTGCTCGAGCGGGCGTCGCAAAAATTCGATCTGGGCGATATCCATCGCGCCAGCAGCGCGGCCACGCCTATCGAAACGCCTGCCGAAGATGCGACAGCGGACGAAGTCCGGGGCCTGGCATCTGATCGGGACCCGCAAACAAGCAAGCCTGTGGTCGAGATGCAGCCAGTGCACGCTCGGGCTCCGCAGCCAGCCCCGGCTCCGCGCAGCAATCGCCGGGTACAGGAAATCGACCGCGACGCACTGCGCGCCGCCAATTTCATCATTCCCGATGGTCCGGTAAGCGGGCTTTCCGAGGAGTTCCGCATCGTCAAACGACAGCTGCTGCATAATGTCGAACAGGATATTGGCAGCGACGGGAAGCCGCATAGCGGCTGGGCAAGACGCATATTGATTTGTTCGGCCAAGTCGGGCGACGGCAAGACATTCTGTGCCATCAATCTGGCGTTGTCGATCGCCGCCGAACGCGATTATAGCGTTGTGCTGGTCGATGCCGACTTTGCCAAACCGGGCGCGAGCCGGATTTTCGGCCTTGATGGCGAACTCGGCCTGATGGATGCACTGAGCAATCCCGAGGTGTCGATCAATGACTGCATCGTTGAAACCGATATTCCCGGTTTCTCGGTGCTGCCCGCCGGCAAGCAAACCAATAACGATACCGAATATCTGGCGTCATCGCGCACCAGCAGCCTGTTGTCGCAGCTCGCGCTTGATGATCCGCGCCGGATATTGATTTTCGATTCACCGCCGACCCTGTCGGCCTCACCGGCATCGGAACTGGCGCGTCATGTCGGCCAGGCGCTGATGGTGGTGCGTGCCGACAAGACCAGCGAGTCCGCGCTCAGCGATGCGCTGACGCTGATTTCTCGCTGCGACACCATCCAGCTGTTGCTCAATGGGGCGAAATTCTCGCCCACAGGCCGCAGTTTCGGATCCTATTATGGCTATGGAGAAGAGCAATGA
- a CDS encoding XrtA system polysaccharide chain length determinant: MNGIYDEFRIAVHSVWQRRWMALAVAWLLCVAGWLVVAMIPNSYQSSARVLVQMKSILPDQSRNDALERQRQIDQVEQTLTSAVNLEKVIRATDLGQNVTSPREMEGKVEGLRGNIQVVSEEDSFFEITATSGDPNRTDGENARLARDIVQKLIDIFIEENLAGGRGETRKSLQFYDDQLALRQKELEDAEARRVAFETENLGLLPGVGSISQRLESARAELRQIEVQLSSAQSALAAINSQLSGTPATIAAPGTGAGGAQGLLAQAQSQLAALRARGLKDSHPDIIAIKRQISDYENRAATEPAGTGGVQTPNPAYSSLQSIRAERQANVSALTARKRALETDLATMSAKQASEPGVAAEQARINRDYEVLKAQYDRLLEEREELRLKGQVETETDALRFSVPDPPTSPTTPVAPNRPLLLLMVLAAGICGGIGVAFALAQINASFSTVGKLEKVSGLPVLGAISQTLTNKQRVIRKRRMRWFYGASAALVGVLGILLVVEFIQRGSVV, encoded by the coding sequence ATGAACGGAATATATGACGAGTTCAGGATAGCGGTGCACAGCGTCTGGCAACGGCGCTGGATGGCGCTGGCCGTCGCCTGGCTGCTGTGCGTGGCCGGCTGGCTCGTGGTGGCGATGATCCCCAACAGCTATCAGTCCAGCGCCCGGGTGCTGGTGCAGATGAAGTCCATCCTGCCCGATCAGTCGCGCAATGATGCGCTCGAGCGCCAGCGTCAGATCGATCAGGTCGAGCAGACGCTGACCTCGGCAGTCAATCTGGAGAAGGTCATTCGCGCCACAGATCTCGGCCAGAATGTGACCAGTCCGCGCGAGATGGAAGGCAAGGTCGAAGGACTTCGCGGCAATATCCAGGTGGTCTCCGAAGAGGACAGCTTCTTTGAAATCACCGCGACATCGGGCGATCCGAACCGTACTGACGGTGAGAATGCCCGGCTGGCGCGCGATATCGTGCAGAAACTGATCGATATCTTCATCGAGGAAAATCTGGCCGGCGGTCGCGGCGAGACCCGCAAATCGCTGCAATTCTATGATGATCAGCTGGCGCTGCGTCAGAAGGAACTGGAAGACGCCGAAGCCCGGCGCGTTGCCTTCGAGACCGAGAATCTCGGCCTGCTGCCGGGTGTCGGATCGATCAGCCAGCGTCTGGAAAGCGCGCGCGCCGAACTGCGCCAGATCGAGGTGCAGCTGTCATCGGCGCAAAGCGCATTGGCGGCGATCAATTCGCAGTTGAGCGGTACGCCGGCAACCATCGCCGCACCCGGCACTGGAGCAGGCGGCGCACAGGGATTGCTGGCCCAGGCGCAAAGCCAACTGGCGGCACTGCGGGCCCGTGGACTGAAGGACTCGCACCCCGATATTATCGCAATCAAGCGCCAGATTTCCGATTATGAGAACCGGGCAGCGACGGAGCCCGCGGGTACCGGCGGGGTCCAGACGCCCAATCCTGCCTATAGTTCGCTGCAGAGCATCCGTGCCGAGCGCCAGGCCAATGTCTCGGCACTGACCGCGCGCAAGCGGGCGCTGGAAACAGATCTGGCCACCATGTCGGCGAAACAGGCGTCGGAACCGGGTGTTGCCGCCGAGCAGGCGCGCATCAATCGCGATTATGAGGTGCTCAAGGCGCAATATGACCGCCTGCTCGAAGAGCGCGAGGAACTGCGGCTCAAGGGCCAGGTCGAGACCGAGACAGACGCGCTGCGCTTCAGCGTCCCCGATCCGCCGACCAGCCCGACAACGCCTGTCGCGCCCAACCGCCCGCTGTTGCTGCTGATGGTGCTGGCGGCCGGTATCTGTGGCGGCATCGGTGTCGCGTTCGCCCTTGCCCAGATCAACGCCAGCTTCTCGACCGTAGGCAAGCTGGAGAAGGTTTCCGGCCTGCCGGTACTGGGAGCGATCTCACAGACACTGACCAACAAGCAGCGCGTGATCCGCAAGCGTCGCATGCGCTGGTTCTATGGTGCCTCGGCAGCTCTGGTCGGGGTGTTGGGCATATTGCTCGTGGTTGAATTCATCCAGCGTGGCTCTGTGGTTTGA
- a CDS encoding acyl carrier protein produces the protein MASIAEPVSSQPEADTDMVLRTILRDILGLDQARVDAFDRDTELFGALPELDSMAVAGLLTEMEDRFDIVIEDEDVDGEVFENYGNLLDFSVQKVAA, from the coding sequence ATGGCCAGTATTGCCGAGCCTGTTTCCAGCCAGCCAGAGGCAGACACCGATATGGTGCTGCGCACTATCTTGCGCGACATATTGGGACTGGATCAGGCGCGCGTCGATGCCTTCGACCGCGATACCGAACTGTTCGGTGCGCTACCCGAGCTCGATTCCATGGCTGTTGCCGGGCTGCTGACCGAGATGGAGGATCGCTTCGACATCGTCATCGAGGATGAGGATGTCGATGGCGAGGTATTCGAGAATTACGGCAATCTCCTCGACTTTTCGGTTCAGAAAGTCGCTGCCTGA
- a CDS encoding GNAT family N-acetyltransferase translates to MPRRKSLSDDLSAGYAHDMPIIGEYHDNFAAVQEQAREELSRSALPSLFQRLEWFEALHAHCLPRQQPAIFRAASNDPEHPSFAWLFLMQTALPWRLQGLANWYSFTCGPIFGGDYDEVTRMSLLRSIARIARRKAHRISLHQIPDDNSEATLLRRAFRQEGWITSHAPCDVNHYLQLGDRSFDDYWQGRPGRMRSTVRRKARSHEISVRIDTMVTPENWSDYESVYNRSWKPGEGSPAFIRHFAENEAAHGALRLGFAFIEGAPVAAQLWTVDHGIALIHKLAYDKAAEKASPGTVLSAAMFQHVIDIDGVQQIDFGTGDDRYKADWMEQQRPRFAQDFYWPHSPLSWPDLILRAGKQAISDLAAKRRKD, encoded by the coding sequence ATGCCGCGACGCAAAAGCCTTTCTGATGATCTGTCGGCGGGTTATGCGCATGATATGCCGATCATTGGTGAATATCACGATAACTTTGCCGCAGTGCAAGAACAGGCACGCGAAGAGCTGTCGCGCAGCGCCTTGCCGAGCCTGTTCCAGCGGCTGGAATGGTTCGAGGCATTGCATGCGCATTGCCTGCCGCGGCAGCAGCCGGCGATTTTCCGTGCTGCCAGCAATGATCCCGAGCACCCCAGTTTTGCCTGGCTGTTCCTGATGCAGACCGCCCTGCCCTGGCGACTTCAGGGCCTCGCCAATTGGTACAGCTTCACCTGCGGGCCGATTTTCGGCGGTGATTATGACGAGGTGACACGAATGTCGCTGCTGCGCAGCATCGCCCGTATCGCCCGGCGCAAGGCGCACCGTATTTCACTGCACCAGATCCCCGACGATAACAGCGAGGCAACATTGCTGCGCCGCGCTTTTCGTCAGGAAGGCTGGATCACCAGCCATGCCCCCTGTGATGTGAACCATTATCTCCAGCTCGGCGATCGCAGCTTTGACGATTATTGGCAGGGCCGCCCTGGCCGGATGCGCTCCACAGTCCGGCGCAAGGCCAGGAGCCATGAAATATCGGTGCGTATCGATACCATGGTTACCCCGGAAAACTGGTCCGATTATGAGAGTGTGTATAACCGCAGCTGGAAGCCCGGTGAGGGTAGCCCGGCCTTTATCCGCCATTTCGCCGAGAATGAAGCGGCACATGGCGCGCTGCGGCTGGGCTTCGCCTTTATTGAGGGAGCGCCGGTGGCGGCGCAGCTATGGACCGTCGATCATGGCATCGCGCTGATCCACAAGCTGGCCTATGACAAGGCAGCGGAGAAAGCGTCACCTGGCACGGTGTTGAGCGCTGCAATGTTCCAGCATGTCATCGATATTGACGGGGTGCAGCAGATCGACTTCGGCACCGGCGATGATCGCTACAAGGCCGACTGGATGGAGCAGCAGCGACCGCGTTTTGCCCAGGATTTTTACTGGCCGCACTCGCCCTTGTCATGGCCCGATCTGATCCTGCGGGCTGGCAAGCAGGCCATTTCCGATCTTGCCGCCAAGCGCCGGAAAGACTAA
- a CDS encoding XrtA/PEP-CTERM system exopolysaccharide export protein, whose product MRRMIMRVFVAGFAVLALSACVGGSGAQLPPASSVSVSEGPGEDYVIGPLDELTIFVWRNPELGATVQVRPDGRITTPLITDMPAVGKTPTMLAQDIRLALSEYIQDPIVSVTVSNFSGTFSQQVRIVGAIEKPASIPYRANMTLLDAMIAVGGLSEFAAGNRAKLLRVDPQTGRQREYAVRLGDLLKRGDSRANVLLQPGDVIIIPESAF is encoded by the coding sequence ATTCGGCGCATGATCATGCGCGTATTTGTCGCTGGTTTTGCAGTTCTGGCGCTGTCGGCCTGTGTTGGCGGATCCGGTGCCCAACTGCCGCCTGCTTCTTCGGTATCGGTGTCCGAAGGTCCGGGTGAGGATTATGTCATCGGGCCGCTCGACGAGCTGACCATCTTCGTCTGGCGCAATCCCGAGCTTGGCGCGACGGTGCAGGTGCGCCCCGATGGCCGGATCACGACGCCGCTGATTACCGATATGCCCGCTGTCGGCAAGACACCGACGATGCTGGCCCAGGATATTCGCCTGGCGCTGTCGGAATATATTCAGGACCCGATCGTCTCGGTCACCGTGAGCAACTTCTCCGGCACCTTCTCGCAACAGGTGCGGATTGTCGGCGCCATCGAGAAGCCGGCATCGATACCCTATCGCGCCAATATGACGTTGCTCGATGCCATGATCGCGGTCGGTGGCCTGTCGGAATTTGCCGCCGGAAACCGCGCCAAGCTGCTGCGCGTCGATCCACAGACCGGACGCCAGCGTGAATATGCCGTGCGTCTGGGCGATTTGCTCAAGCGCGGCGACAGCCGGGCCAATGTGCTGTTGCAGCCGGGTGACGTCATCATCATCCCGGAAAGCGCATTCTGA
- the trxB gene encoding thioredoxin-disulfide reductase has translation MSTVHTTRMLILGSGPAGLSAAIYGARAGLEPIVVQGLQPGGQLTITTDVENYPGFRDVIQGPWLMQEMQAQAEHVGTRMMYDTIVDVDLSRRPFRMTGDSGDIYEGETLVIATGAQAKWLGVEGEESLGGKGVSACATCDGFFYRGKKVVVIGGGNTAVEEALYLTNHSDDVTLIHRRDSLRAEKILQDRLFANPKITVLWNKTVERFVGGGDPEGLVGVDLKDTVTGATSHEPADGAFVAIGHAPATELFKGHLELDGGGYIPVEAGTPKTIIPGVFACGDVMDHVYRQAVTAAGTGCMAALDAERFLAEQDFAKAAA, from the coding sequence ATGAGCACAGTCCATACAACTCGCATGCTGATCCTGGGATCGGGCCCGGCTGGCCTTTCTGCTGCCATTTACGGCGCGCGTGCCGGTCTGGAGCCGATCGTGGTGCAGGGCCTGCAACCTGGCGGCCAGCTGACCATCACCACCGATGTCGAGAACTATCCCGGCTTTCGCGATGTCATTCAGGGGCCATGGCTGATGCAGGAAATGCAGGCTCAGGCCGAGCATGTCGGCACCCGTATGATGTATGACACCATTGTCGATGTTGATCTGTCGCGGCGCCCGTTCCGCATGACCGGCGACAGCGGCGATATTTATGAAGGCGAAACGCTGGTGATTGCCACCGGCGCCCAAGCCAAATGGCTGGGCGTCGAGGGCGAAGAGTCGCTGGGAGGCAAGGGCGTATCGGCCTGTGCCACCTGTGACGGCTTTTTCTATCGCGGCAAGAAAGTCGTGGTTATTGGCGGCGGCAATACCGCTGTCGAGGAAGCACTGTATCTCACCAATCATAGCGATGATGTCACGTTGATCCATCGCCGTGACAGTCTGCGCGCGGAAAAAATCCTGCAGGACAGACTGTTCGCCAACCCCAAGATCACGGTGTTGTGGAACAAGACTGTCGAGCGTTTTGTCGGTGGCGGTGACCCCGAAGGGCTGGTCGGCGTTGATCTGAAGGACACAGTCACCGGCGCGACCTCGCATGAGCCTGCTGATGGTGCCTTTGTCGCCATTGGCCATGCGCCGGCGACGGAACTGTTCAAAGGCCATCTCGAGCTGGATGGTGGCGGCTATATCCCGGTTGAAGCGGGTACACCGAAAACGATTATCCCTGGTGTGTTTGCCTGTGGCGATGTCATGGATCATGTCTATCGTCAGGCAGTAACAGCGGCGGGGACCGGCTGTATGGCAGCGCTCGATGCTGAACGCTTCCTTGCCGAACAGGATTTCGCCAAGGCGGCTGCCTGA
- a CDS encoding pyridoxal-dependent decarboxylase, exosortase A system-associated — translation MTRKAKPFGPIPEAFGQDGADIHIGGRTVGEWVAEAGSTPLFLYSGDLLRQRMAGLRAAMPDRLAIHYAMKANPFAPLLKLMTEISDGIDIASAGELRMAQEAGAMADRISFAGPAKRDADLEAAISAGVTLNLESEGEADRALAIADKLGMRPGLAIRVNPDFELKGSGMRMGGGAKAFGVDQTRVPDLIRHIIAAGAEYRGLHIYAGSQALDADALIEAQANTLRLAAKLSDATGTALPHCNLGGGFGIPYFPNDIALDIEKIGEALETQFASLPDSLAGCEFAIELGRYLVGEAGIYVTRVIDRKESHGAVFLTCDGGLHHQLAASGNFGTVVRRNYPVAMAAHRDRPQEIVSVVGCLCTPLDRLADNVLLPRAEPGDLVVIFCAGAYGASASPVNFLGHGAAAERLV, via the coding sequence ATGACCCGCAAAGCCAAGCCATTCGGCCCGATTCCCGAAGCTTTCGGACAGGATGGTGCTGATATTCATATCGGTGGTCGGACGGTCGGCGAATGGGTGGCGGAGGCCGGCAGCACGCCGCTATTCCTTTATAGCGGTGATCTATTGCGCCAGCGCATGGCCGGTCTGCGCGCTGCAATGCCCGACAGGCTGGCGATTCATTATGCGATGAAGGCCAATCCCTTTGCGCCCTTGCTCAAACTGATGACCGAAATCAGCGATGGCATCGACATTGCGTCGGCGGGGGAGTTGCGGATGGCGCAGGAAGCGGGTGCCATGGCTGATCGGATCAGCTTTGCCGGGCCGGCGAAGCGCGATGCCGATCTGGAAGCGGCGATCAGCGCCGGGGTGACGCTCAATCTCGAATCCGAAGGCGAGGCCGACCGCGCGCTTGCCATCGCCGATAAGCTGGGCATGAGACCAGGGCTGGCAATACGGGTCAATCCCGATTTCGAGCTTAAGGGTTCGGGGATGCGCATGGGCGGCGGCGCCAAGGCCTTTGGTGTCGATCAGACGCGGGTGCCGGACCTGATCCGCCATATCATCGCCGCCGGGGCAGAGTATCGCGGCCTGCACATCTATGCCGGGTCGCAGGCGCTCGATGCCGATGCCTTGATCGAGGCGCAGGCCAATACGCTGCGACTTGCCGCTAAGCTGTCCGATGCTACGGGTACAGCGTTGCCGCATTGTAATCTGGGTGGTGGTTTCGGTATTCCCTATTTTCCCAATGATATCGCGCTCGATATTGAGAAAATAGGTGAAGCTCTGGAAACGCAATTTGCCAGTCTGCCGGACAGTCTGGCCGGGTGCGAATTTGCGATTGAGCTGGGCCGCTATCTGGTTGGCGAGGCAGGCATTTACGTTACCAGGGTGATCGACCGTAAGGAAAGCCATGGCGCGGTGTTCCTCACCTGTGACGGCGGGCTGCACCATCAGCTCGCCGCCAGCGGGAACTTCGGCACGGTGGTAAGGCGCAACTATCCGGTGGCCATGGCGGCGCATCGCGACCGGCCGCAGGAAATCGTCTCGGTGGTGGGCTGCCTGTGCACCCCGCTCGACCGGCTGGCCGATAATGTGCTTTTGCCGCGCGCCGAGCCGGGAGACCTGGTGGTGATTTTCTGCGCCGGGGCCTATGGTGCCAGCGCCAGCCCGGTGAATTTTCTCGGCCATGGCGCGGCGGCAGAGCGACTGGTCTGA
- a CDS encoding acyl-CoA ligase (AMP-forming), exosortase A system-associated: protein MNIPLSKPPKSKPIDHLAFCGSGGAPALVVRKDTISYEGLNLRIAALAGWLRGQGLQPGDRVATWLGKTDIACIMPLVAARAGLVHVPVNPLLKAPQVRHIMADSGATLLIANRQRLGLLDDTMQDFQTVEDKALTAILESDTEIGADWETGSTQSPDALAAILYTSGSTGRPKGVMLSHANLWLGAVSVARYLGLWPEDRTLCVLPLSFDYGQNQLLSTWYAGGCCYPLDYLMPRDVLKAMVRHRITTLAAVPPLWLQLAELDWPAEATDALRRMTNSGGALTEPLVRRLRQLAPQADLVAMYGLTEAFRSTWLDPALIDSHPTSIGHAIPFAEIMLVGDDGTIIAGQGEGELVHGGPLVAQGYWQDAERTARRFRRAPEGAYFSGMAVWSGDTVRRDVQGLLYFVGRDDAMIKTSGNRVSPHEIEEAAIATGLVAEAVAFGVADAALGQAIILIARASVTDETAIINAMKPLVPNYMLPQRIALSDTLPRNANGKIDRVRLKAEFIAAETDGEPAS, encoded by the coding sequence ATGAATATCCCGCTATCAAAACCTCCAAAGTCTAAACCCATCGATCATCTGGCCTTTTGTGGCTCCGGAGGGGCTCCGGCGCTGGTCGTTCGTAAAGACACCATTAGCTATGAAGGGTTAAACTTGCGTATCGCCGCGCTGGCGGGCTGGTTGCGCGGGCAGGGGTTGCAACCGGGCGACCGGGTTGCGACCTGGCTCGGCAAGACGGACATTGCCTGCATCATGCCGCTGGTGGCCGCACGCGCCGGGTTGGTGCATGTGCCGGTCAATCCGCTGCTCAAGGCGCCACAGGTCAGGCATATCATGGCCGATAGCGGCGCAACGCTGCTGATCGCCAACCGCCAGCGCCTGGGCCTGCTTGACGATACCATGCAGGATTTTCAGACCGTCGAAGACAAGGCGCTGACCGCCATTCTGGAAAGCGATACGGAAATCGGTGCTGACTGGGAGACGGGATCGACACAATCACCCGATGCTCTCGCCGCCATTCTCTATACCAGCGGTTCGACCGGTCGACCCAAAGGGGTAATGCTGAGCCATGCAAATCTCTGGCTCGGTGCGGTTTCGGTGGCGCGCTATCTTGGCCTTTGGCCGGAAGATCGCACACTCTGTGTCTTGCCGCTGAGTTTCGATTATGGCCAGAACCAGCTGCTTTCGACCTGGTATGCCGGGGGCTGTTGCTATCCGCTCGACTATCTGATGCCGCGCGACGTGCTGAAAGCGATGGTGCGGCACCGGATCACGACATTGGCGGCAGTGCCGCCTCTTTGGCTGCAACTGGCAGAACTGGACTGGCCTGCAGAGGCGACTGACGCGTTGCGGCGAATGACCAATAGCGGTGGCGCGCTTACTGAGCCGCTGGTGCGGCGGCTGCGTCAGCTTGCACCACAGGCTGATCTGGTGGCGATGTATGGCCTGACCGAAGCGTTTCGCTCGACCTGGCTCGATCCGGCACTGATCGACAGTCACCCGACATCGATCGGCCATGCCATTCCCTTTGCCGAGATCATGCTGGTGGGCGATGATGGCACGATCATCGCCGGTCAGGGAGAGGGCGAGCTGGTGCATGGCGGCCCGCTGGTGGCGCAGGGCTATTGGCAGGATGCGGAACGCACCGCCCGGCGCTTCAGACGAGCACCTGAAGGCGCGTATTTCTCTGGCATGGCGGTATGGTCGGGCGATACGGTGCGACGCGATGTGCAGGGCCTGCTCTATTTTGTCGGCCGTGATGACGCCATGATCAAGACCAGCGGCAATCGCGTATCGCCGCATGAGATCGAGGAAGCGGCGATCGCCACCGGACTGGTGGCCGAAGCGGTGGCCTTTGGCGTTGCCGATGCAGCGCTGGGACAGGCAATTATCCTGATTGCAAGGGCCAGTGTCACCGATGAAACGGCGATAATCAATGCGATGAAGCCGCTGGTACCCAATTATATGCTGCCGCAGCGGATCGCGCTCAGCGATACCCTGCCGCGCAATGCCAATGGCAAGATCGACCGGGTGCGGCTAAAGGCGGAGTTTATTGCTGCCGAAACCGACGGGGAGCCCGCATCATGA